One Spinacia oleracea cultivar Varoflay chromosome 4, BTI_SOV_V1, whole genome shotgun sequence DNA segment encodes these proteins:
- the LOC110790456 gene encoding probable membrane metalloprotease ARASP2, chloroplastic — protein MVITFSSSPPIPSFCSIKTTTSSTLLGSYPKSIQPRTRSTFLQPIKRRLNLKKNNSICLERESSRDYRCSFAGFDLEGPQSVIEAVAVLTAIIVVHESGHFLAASLQGIHVSKFAIGFGPILAKLNANNVEYSLRAFPLGGFVGFPDNDPDSDIPVDDVNLLKNRPVFDRIIVVSAGVIANVIFAFIIIFVQIVSVGLPVQEAFPGVLVPDVRPFSAASRDGLLPGDVILSVNGLQLSKTGPKTVFEVVDVIKTSPKKNVLLQIHRGEGDLQVKVTPDENSDGTGKIGVQLSPNVSIRKVKPDSVIQAFNYTGKEFWGLTYNVVDSLKQTFQNFSQSAEKVSGPVAIIAVGAEVARSNIDGLYQFAAVLNINLAVINLLPLPALDGGTLALILIEAARGGKKLPMELEQTIMSSGITLVLFLGLYLIIRDTLNLDFIKAIL, from the coding sequence ATGGTAATTACCTTCTCTTCATCTCCGCCAATACCCTCTTTCTGTTCCATCAAAACCACAACTTCATCAACTCTTCTCGGGTCATACCCTAAATCAATCCAACCCAGAACCCGATCAACCTTTCTCCAACCCATAAAAAGAAGATTAAACTTAAAGAAGAACAATAGTATTTGTTTAGAAAGAGAATCATCAAGGGATTACCGGTGTTCTTTTGCTGGGTTTGATTTAGAAGGTCCTCAATCTGTAATTGAAGCAGTTGCTGTACTTACAGCAATCATCGTAGTCCATGAAAGTGGTCATttccttgctgcttctcttcAGGGAATTCATGTAAGTAAATTTGCAATTGGGTTTGGTCCAATTTTAGCTAAATTGAATGCAAATAATGTAGAGTATTCTCTTAGAGCTTTCCCACTTGGGGGTTTTGTGGGGTTTCCTGATAATGATCCAGACAGTGATATTCCTGTTGATGATGTCAATTTACTCAAGAACAGACCTGTGTTTGATAGAATCATAGTTGTTTCTGCTGGTGTAATTGCCAATGTAATATTTGCTTTCATCATAATTTTTGTACAAATTGTTTCTGTTGGTTTGCCTGTACAAGAAGCCTTTCCTGGGGTGCTTGTTCCTGATGTACGCCCTTTTTCGGCAGCATCACGAGACGGATTACTTCCTGGAGATGTGATTCTATCTGTTAATGGCCTTCAATTATCAAAAACAGGCCCAAAAACAGTATTCGAAGTAGTTGATGTTATTAAAACCAGTCCCAAAAAGAATGTACTGCTACAAATTCACAGGGGAGAAGGTGATCTTCAAGTTAAGGTAACCCCAGATGAGAATTCTGATGGAACTGGTAAAATTGGAGTTCAGTTATCCCCAAATGTCAGTATCAGAAAAGTTAAACCAGATAGTGTTATCCAAGCTTTCAATTACACTGGGAAAGAGTTCTGGGGTTTAACCTATAATGTGGTGGATAGTTTAAAACAGACATTCCAAAACTTTTCGCAATCAGCTGAAAAAGTTTCAGGTCCTGTTGCAATTATCGCAGTTGGTGCAGAAGTAGCAAGATCAAACATTGATGGACTTTACCAATTCGCAGCAGTTTTGAATATAAATCTAGCAGTGATTAATCTGTTACCATTGCCAGCATTAGATGGGGGTACTTTGGCATTGATACTGATAGAAGCAGCTAGAGGTGGGAAGAAGCTCCCTATGGAATTGGAGCAGACGATTATGTCTTCGGGTATTAcattagttttgtttcttgggtTGTATCTTATAATTCGAGACACTCTAAACCTTGATTTTATCAAAGCCATACTGTGA
- the LOC110790457 gene encoding serine/arginine-rich SC35-like splicing factor SCL33, which translates to MRGRSYSPSPPPRGGYSRRGRSPSPRGRYTGRGRDPSTSLLVRNLRHDCRPEDLRRPFGQFGPLKDIYLPRDYYTGAPRGFGFVQYVDPADAADAKHRMDGQVFQGRELTVVFAEENRKKPTEMRVRERTSSRGRNDRRRSSARYSRSPRDSRSPPPRHARSRSRSRDDYSPSPKRRQYSRSVSRSPKNGKPSRERSYSRESRGRSYSRSPQSPKHARSRSRSRSRSPVVSPSRNKSRSPYPEDHVPKELPNRERSPSQ; encoded by the exons ATGAGGGGAAGAAGCTACAGCCCTTCACCGCCGCCTAGAGGTGGCTACAGCAGAAGAGGACGCAGCCCAAGCCCCAGGGGACGCTACACTGGCCGTGGAAGGGATCCTTCCACTAGTTTGCTTGTTCGAAATCTCCGTCATGATTGCAG ACCAGAAGATCTCCGCAGGCCATTTGGTCAGTTTGGTCCTCTCAAGGACATTTACTTGCCTAGGGATTATTACACTGG AGCACCTCGGGGATTTGGTTTCGTGCAATATGTGGACCCTGCAGATGCTGCTGATGCAAAACATCGTATGGATGGCCAGGTTTTTCAAGGTCGTGAATTGACAGTTGTGTTTGCTGAGGAGAATAGGAAGAAGCCAACTGAGATGAGAGTAAGGGAACGGACAAG TAGTAGGGGTCGAAATGACAGAAGACGTTCTTCTGCTCGTTATTCCCGTTCACCGAGAGATTCTCGTTCTCCGCCTCCACGTCATGCCAGGTCCAGGTCCCGTAGCCGTGATGACTACTCACCTTCTCCCAAAAGAAGACAATACTCAAG GTCTGTTTCCCGTTCACCCAAAAATGGAAAGCCGAGTCGAGAGAGGTCCTATTCCCGTGAAAGCCGAGGTAGATCATATTCCCGTTCACCACAATCTCCAAAACATGCTCGAAGTCGTAGCAGGAGCAGAAGCAGAAGTCCAGTAGTGAGTCCTAGCCGAAACAAAAGCAGGAGCCCATATCCTGAAGACCATGTGCCCAAGGAGCTTCCGAACAGAGAGAGATCTCCCAGTCAGTAA
- the LOC110790458 gene encoding glucan endo-1,3-beta-glucosidase 4 — protein MMPEKWLLRVLVLLIGILPCILGAFIGIDIGTHLSKLPPASEVIAILKANEITHVRLFDADSHMLNALANTSIEVMVGVTNEELLGIGQSPSVAAAWVNKNVAAYVPDTNITSIAVGSEVLTRLPHAAPILVPAMNNIHKAIVASNLNFKVKVSTPHSMDIMSRPFPPSTAIFNSSWNSTMYQVLQFIKNTNSYFMLNAYPYYGYTKGDGIFPLEYTLFQPLSSVKQIVDPNTLYHYNSMFDAIVDAAYYSIDAFNFSGVSVVVTETGWPSSGGANEPDATVKNAQTYTNNLIRRVMNNSGPPSRPAIPINTYIFELFNEDDRRGPISEKNWGLFFTNGSTVYPLGTGSGQMAGNSTGLFCIAKAGADEDKLQKALSWACGEGHANCTAIQEGEPCYYPDTIENHASYAYNDYYQRMSSVGGTCDFDGTATTSTADPSYGSCGFTGSVNSTAGRGYSPTADGPVSPFMGSRSSMLYPEIGVIIVGIFLHWFWL, from the exons ATGATGCCTGAAAAATGGCTACTAAGAGTCCTGGTGCTATTAATCGGCATTCTTCCCTGTATTCTAG GTGCATTCATTGGGATAGATATAGGAACACATTTATCTAAATTGCCACCGGCATCAGAAGTTATTGCGATTCTTAAAGCCAATGAGATCACTCATGTTCGACTTTTCGATGCTGATTCTCACATGCTCAATGCCCTTGCCAATACAAGCATAGAAGTAATGGTTGGTGTAACAAACGAGGAACTTCTCGGTATTGGGCAATCACCATCAGTTGCTGCAGCTTGGGTAAACAAAAACGTGGCAGCATATGTTCCCGACACTAATATCACTTCCATTGCCGTTGGTAGTGAGGTTTTGACTAGACTCCCACACGCCGCTCCTATTCTTGTTCCTGCCATGAATAACATCCACAAAGCTATTGTTGCATCCAACTTAAATTTCAAGGTCAAAGTCTCCACCCCGCACTCCATGGACATAATGTCTAGACCTTTTCCTCCTTCAACCGCCATCTTCAACTCATCATGGAACTCTACTATGTACCAGGTTCTTCAGTTCATAAAGAATACTAACTCTTATTTCATGCTAAATGCATATCCTTATTATGGGTATACAAAAGGAGATGGCATTTTCCCACTTGAGTATACTCTTTTTCAACCACTTTCCTCAGTCAAACAGATTGTTGATCCAAATACTCTTTACCATTACAATAGCATGTTTGATGCAATTGTGGATGCGGCTTACTACTCAATTGATGCTTTCAATTTTTCCGGGGTATCAGTAGTTGTGACCGAAACCGGATGGCCATCAAGTGGGGGTGCTAATGAACCTGATGCAACCGTGAAAAACGCTCAGACTTACACCAATAATTTAATCCGAAGGGTTATGAATAACTCGGGCCCACCTAGTCGACCCGCAATACCAATAAATACATACATATTTGAGTTGTTTAATGAAGATGATCGTCGTGGTCCTATCTCTGAGAAAAACTGGGGTTTGTTCTTTACAAATGGCTCCACTGTTTATCCGCTGGGTACTGGTTCTGGTCAAATGGCAGGAAATTCCACTGGTCTATTCTGTATAGCAAAGGCAGGTGCAGATGAAGACAAGCTGCAGAAGGCCTTGAGCTGGGCTTGTGGTGAAGGTCATGCTAACTGTACAGCCATTCAAGAAGGCGAGCCGTGTTATTACCCTGATACTATTGAAAACCATGCCTCTTATGCGTATAATGATTATTATCAAAGGATGAGTAGTGTTGGTGGAACTTGTGATTTTGATGGTACAGCAACTACCTCTACTGCCGATCCTA GTTACGGTTCATGTGGTTTCACTGGGAG CGTGAATTCAACAGCTGGTAGAGGATACAGTCCGACAGCAGACGGTCCAGTTAGTCCGTTCATGGGCAGTAGGAGCAGCATGTTATATCCTGAAATAGGAGTAATAATAGTTGGGATCTTTTTGCATTGGTTTTGGCTTTAA